From Erigeron canadensis isolate Cc75 chromosome 8, C_canadensis_v1, whole genome shotgun sequence, one genomic window encodes:
- the LOC122578998 gene encoding uncharacterized protein LOC122578998, which produces MESNVCDVNRLDSDVLLPPRKRLLAGLKKQNGDVNGNGNGNVNGYGNGNGNGNSVLDELDSRISYLLKAHLSNDNPSEEEIVAASRAAAEVAVKVALTARAAAQEKAVIAAKAMAAAKKALEVVATLDGDQAVGGSVEERMRKNKSIKQVELQVLYNNKTPKLDSNGKANDEEVARKLHQAINSSPRITKGGVPSDVKSPKQKKLKSSIFFGNDRISNGSIPGVKISPSSNDKEVENTTKLIIENEPKAKSGDEDITTLGRKRGRMKQKKLPLSICHDRDQATLKEDGSLRSPLSAGPSANSVERGTLWKCQSFKAPACVKQNKVMQS; this is translated from the coding sequence ATGGAATCGAACGTGTGCGATGTTAATCGTTTAGATTCGGATGTGCTATTGCCTCCACGAAAACGATTACTAGCTGGTTTGAAGAAACAGAATGGTGATGTTAATGGTAACGGGAACGGAAATGTTAATGGGTatggaaatggaaatggaaacGGAAATTCTGTTTTGGATGAGTTAGATAGTCGGATTAGTTATTTGTTGAAAGCTCATTTGAGTAACGATAATCCGTCAGAAGAGGAAATTGTGGCAGCTTCAAGAGCTGCAGCTGAAGTCGCGGTCAAGGTTGCGTTGACTGCACGAGCTGCAGCTCAGGAGAAGGCGGTGATAGCGGCTAAAGCTATGGCTGCTGCTAAGAAAGCGTTGGAGGTAGTAGCAACTCTTGATGGTGATCAGGCGGTAGGGGGGTCTGTTGAAGAACGGATGAGGAAGAATAAAAGTATAAAGCAAGTTGAGTTACAAGTGTTGTATAACAATAAGACACCAAAGTTAGATAGTAATGGTAAGGCGAATGATGAAGAAGTAGCTCGTAAATTGCATCAAGCTATAAATAGTTCCCCTAGAATTACAAAGGGTGGCGTGCCTTCTGATGTAAAAAGTCCTAAACAAAAAAAGCTTAAAAGCTCGATTTTCTTCGGAAATGATAGAATTAGCAATGGAAGTATACCGGGTGTAAAGATTTCTCCTTCTAGCAATGATAAAGAAGTAGAAAATACGACAAAGTTAATCATAGAAAATGAGCCAAAGGCAAAATCTGGTGATGAAGATATTACTACTTTAGGTAGAAAGAGGGGAAGAATGAAGCAGAAGAAGCTTCCGTTAAGCATTTGTCATGATAGGGATCAAGCAACCCTTAAAGAAGATGGTTCTTTAAGGAGCCCGTTATCCGCGGGGCCTTCTGCCAATAGTGTTGAGAGGGGCACATTGTGGAAGTGCCAGTCGTTTAAGGCACCAGCTTGtgtaaaacaaaacaaagttaTGCAGTCATGA